The following proteins are encoded in a genomic region of Magnolia sinica isolate HGM2019 chromosome 1, MsV1, whole genome shotgun sequence:
- the LOC131255908 gene encoding WRKY transcription factor 72A-like, whose amino-acid sequence MACATKMARNEMKGREEEKNKIMSMEVMQKRSVVGGGGGGGGCGKEEKRVECNANEDVSGEIEIGKVGHGRSAQEDDSSKPSSPNQIDSSISKQVATKIMIERSSTDGNSRPSASNQKESTTKEDQLESTKAEMGEVREENERLKTILARIVKDYQSLQMQFYDILQQEQAKKSTETTSSDQEIEESELVSLSLGTNSSGHKKEEKMSNSSKGKEDEQMKEGLTLGLDCKFEEPNSGPVEHPSNPSPENSFEEPKEEDVGEVWPPSKILKTLRSGEDEASQQAHVKKARVSVRARCEAPTMNDGCQWRKYGQKIAKGNPCPRAYYRCTVAPGCPVRKQVQRCADDMSILITTYEGTHNHPLPVSATAMASTTSAAACMLMSGSSSSRQAIGTSTSADLHGLNFSLSDNSRSRAPFYFPNPSISSSPSYPTITLDLTSPPPSTAPPSQFNRFSTTFSSTPRYSPTSFSFSSSESNSTLPTSWANGYLSYGTQPYKQTQIGPLNLGRQPQEHFYQSYLQKNNTSPPQQSMVETIAAATKVITADPSFRSALAAAITSIVGGSGAHGNQGGGENFGQNLKWGEPFQAISPYPSSSNGNGCGPSYLNRSSSTAAAATTTSNTQQGNFMFLPPALPLSSSKSASASTADNRDHNN is encoded by the exons ATGGCATGTGCTACAAAAATGgcaagaaatgaaatgaaaggaagagaagaagagaagaataagATCATGTCAATGGAAGTTATGCAGAAGAGATCTgttgttggtggtggtggtggtggtggtggttgtGGTAAAGAAGAGAAAAGGGTTGAATGCAATGCCAATGAAGATGTGAGTGGGGAGATTGAGATTGGAAAg GTTGGACACGGAAGATCCGCCCAAGAGGATGATAGTTCGAAGCCGTCTTCACCTAACCAGATAGATTCATCCATTAGCAAACAG GTGGCAACTAAGATCATGATTGAAAGATCGTCAACAGATGGTAATTCAAGACCATCTGCATCAAACCAAAAGGAGTCCACAACAAAG GAGGATCAGCTTGAATCCACGAAAGCTgaaatgggtgaggtgagagaagaaaatgaaagattgaAGACAATTTTAGCACGGATCGTGAAGGATTATCAGTCTCTCCAAATGCAATTCTACGACattcttcaacaagaacaagCTAAGAAATCCACAGAAACAACATCCAGTGATCAAGAAATTGAAGAATCCGAGCTTGTTTCTCTTAGCCTTGGAACCAATTCAAGTGGGcacaagaaggaagagaagatgagCAATTCTAGCAAAGGTAAAGAGGATGAACAAATGAAAGAAGGCCTGACTCTTGGATTAGACTGCAAATTTGAAGAACCAAACAGCGGCCCAGTCGAACATCCATCAAATCCAAGCCCTGAAAATAGCTTCGAGGAACCCAAGGAAGAGGACGTGGGAGAGGTGTGGCCACCAAGTAAAATCCTCAAGACTTTGAGAAGTGGAGAAGATGAAGCTTCACAACAGGCCCATGTGAAGAAAGCTAGGGTTTCTGTGCGTGCAAGATGTGAAGCTCCAACG ATGAATGATGGATGCCAATGGAGAAAATATGGGCAGAAAATCGCGAAAGGGAATCCATGCCCACGGGCATATTATCGTTGCACAGTTGCACCAGGGTGCCCAGTAAGGAAGCAG GTGCAAAGATGTGCAGATGACATGTCGATCTTGATCACTACCTATGAAGGGACCCACAACCACCCTCTTCCAGTTTCAGCCACTGCCATGGCTTCCACAACCTCCGCTGCAGCATGCATGCTCATGTCAGGTTCATCTAGTTCCCGACAGGCCATCGGAACCTCCACCTCTGCTGACCTACATGGACTAAACTTCAGTCTCTCTGATAATTCGAGATCAAGGGCGCCATTCTACTTTCCCAATCCTTCGATCTCATCGTCGCCTTCATACCCTACAATCACACTGGACCTCACCTCACCTCCACCATCCACAGCCCCACCTTCACAATTCAACAGGTTCTCAACAACCTTCTCCTCCACTCCAAGATATTCTCCCACAAGCTTCAGCTTCTCTTCATCAGAATCCAACAGCACCCTACCAACATCTTGGGCTAATGGCTATCTGAGCTATGGGACCCAGCCATACAAACAAACCCAAATCGGGCCGTTGAATCTGGGAAGGCAACCACAAGAGCACTTCTACCAATCTTACCTGCAAAAGAACAACACGAGCCCACCTCAACAATCGATGGTGGAGACAATCGCGGCCGCGACTAAGGTGATCACAGCCGATCCAAGTTTCAGGTCAGCATTGGCCGCTGCAATCACGTCAATCGTTGggggaagtggggcccatggaaacCAAGGTGGGGGAGAGAATTTTGGCCAGAATTTGAAGTGGGGGGAGCCATTTCAAGCAATATCTCCCTATCCATCTTCTTCAAATGGAAATGGATGTGGACCCAGCTACTTGAATAGATCTTcttctactgctgctgctgctacaacTACTTCAAATACTCAGCAAGGGAACTTCATGTTCCTACCACCTGCATTGCCATTGTCCTCCTCCAAGAGTGCATCAGCATCTACGGCTGACAATAGGGACCACAACAACTGA